Proteins from a genomic interval of Nostoc sp. KVJ3:
- the rppA gene encoding two-component system response regulator RppA gives MLTSQVYNESLTTQFDMRVLLVEDEPDLGAAIKRTLNQQKYLVDWVMDGNEAWAYLENSSAQYTVAILDWMLPGITGLELCKRLRYKVNPLPILMLTARDRMEDKVAGLDAGADDYLVKPFGMVELLARLRALQRRSPHFQPQQLTVGNLTLDYGDSTVVRQNTTGEQQRIPLTNKEFQLLEYFMKHPKQIVTTEQIRNQIWEVNAESSSNVVAAQIRLLRRKLTNSDCPNSIETLHGMGYRLNFTNE, from the coding sequence ATGCTTACATCACAAGTTTACAATGAATCTTTAACTACTCAATTTGATATGAGGGTGCTGCTAGTCGAAGATGAGCCGGATTTAGGGGCTGCTATCAAGCGCACCTTAAATCAACAAAAATACTTAGTTGATTGGGTAATGGATGGTAATGAAGCATGGGCTTACTTAGAAAATAGCTCGGCACAATATACAGTAGCAATTCTTGATTGGATGCTTCCCGGAATTACTGGTTTAGAATTGTGCAAAAGACTGCGTTACAAAGTAAATCCTCTTCCTATCCTGATGCTAACTGCTAGAGATAGAATGGAAGATAAAGTAGCCGGACTAGATGCAGGTGCTGACGACTACTTGGTAAAACCATTTGGTATGGTAGAACTACTGGCACGATTGCGGGCTTTGCAGCGTCGCTCTCCGCATTTCCAACCCCAACAATTGACTGTTGGTAACTTGACTCTAGATTATGGCGACAGTACAGTTGTAAGACAAAATACTACGGGTGAACAGCAAAGGATTCCTTTAACTAATAAAGAGTTCCAACTGTTAGAGTATTTTATGAAGCATCCCAAGCAAATTGTTACTACCGAACAAATTCGTAACCAGATTTGGGAAGTTAATGCCGAATCTAGTAGCAATGTAGTGGCGGCGCAAATACGTTTGTTACGTCGCAAACTCACCAATAGCGACTGTCCTAACTCAATTGAAACTCTGCACGGTATGGGATATCGTCTTAATTTCACCAATGAATAA
- a CDS encoding DUF2808 domain-containing protein, with translation MKRSLIYAIVLTLNSTAIIAPSYANAGTDDGRVPHIDGNSQFPPTRWGIFRHTFRLHVPQNSKAVTQLLVKVPDNVTISKNIQDIDVVDEKGQKINTNVSVNGKTILLAFAEPVAPNTKLEIDLKRIKRRNLGNGSVYSFSAREVGIDAEIPIGVAWFRTY, from the coding sequence ATGAAGAGGTCATTGATTTACGCCATTGTATTGACTCTGAATAGCACCGCTATTATTGCTCCTAGCTATGCAAATGCTGGAACAGATGATGGTAGGGTTCCCCATATTGATGGAAATTCACAATTCCCTCCCACACGCTGGGGAATTTTTAGACATACTTTCCGTTTACACGTTCCCCAAAATAGCAAAGCTGTTACCCAACTACTTGTCAAAGTTCCAGACAATGTAACTATAAGTAAGAACATTCAGGATATCGATGTCGTGGATGAAAAGGGTCAGAAAATTAACACTAATGTATCTGTCAACGGTAAAACAATACTACTAGCTTTCGCCGAACCAGTTGCTCCTAACACTAAGTTGGAGATTGACCTTAAAAGAATAAAAAGACGCAATCTTGGTAATGGCTCTGTCTACAGCTTCTCAGCTAGAGAGGTTGGCATCGATGCAGAAATTCCCATAGGTGTTGCTTGGTTTCGTACTTACTAG
- a CDS encoding DUF2808 domain-containing protein — protein MKRTLVYAAVCSLATAALIYAGYANAKTDNNKVANIENSLQSTPAAWQLVKQTFQLHIPKNGNALSQLIIDVPSTVAVSNDIDILDDKGQKIKINITVNSRRIIIDFPEPVTSSTTKLQINLNKVQQPILGSNSIYHLSAKVVGNDVEIPVGVAQFSPF, from the coding sequence ATGAAGAGAACATTGGTTTATGCTGCCGTATGTAGTCTAGCTACCGCAGCTCTGATTTATGCTGGCTATGCAAATGCGAAAACGGATAATAATAAGGTTGCTAATATTGAGAATAGTTTGCAGTCTACTCCTGCTGCTTGGCAACTTGTTAAACAGACATTTCAGTTACACATTCCTAAAAATGGCAACGCTCTTTCCCAGCTAATTATTGACGTTCCATCCACAGTAGCTGTAAGTAATGATATTGATATATTGGATGATAAAGGTCAAAAAATTAAAATTAACATCACTGTAAATAGTAGAAGAATTATTATAGATTTTCCTGAACCAGTTACTTCTAGCACTACTAAGTTGCAAATAAATCTCAATAAAGTACAACAACCAATTCTTGGTTCTAATTCTATCTACCATCTTTCGGCTAAAGTCGTTGGTAATGACGTAGAGATTCCTGTAGGTGTAGCTCAATTTTCTCCATTTTAA